From a single Oreochromis niloticus isolate F11D_XX linkage group LG3, O_niloticus_UMD_NMBU, whole genome shotgun sequence genomic region:
- the LOC112846534 gene encoding uncharacterized protein LOC112846534 encodes MAAVELELEERVSLLYLLWRAEQRRKRRPRRTWVHQLLQRREQFGEFHHLLQELRLDDGRFQRYHRMSPGQFEDLLSRVGPRIARRDTNYRRSIPPAERLSICLRFLATGDSFRTIAFSFRVGVSTVCQIIPQVATAIWDCLVDDFMAVPSTADWRSIAEGFQERWNFPLCCGALDGKHVQMKAPPNSGSMFHNYKGTFSIVLLAVVDARYRFRIIDVGGYGRTSDGGILANSTFGQALRAGTLHLPPDQPLPGGEHRGAQPHVFVADEAFPLQRELMRPFPGRLLPLEKRIFNYRLSRARMIVEGAFGALSSQWRLYRRPMELRPEIAEKCVKATCVLHNFLCCLDDRGAAAVRGVAPAVVEPLQGLGRVAANHSPREAVLVRKKFMAHFSAEGAVSWQPKE; translated from the exons atggcagctgtcgagctagagcttgaagagagagtctccctACTCTAtctactgtggagagcagagcagcggcgtaaaagacgtcctcgccgtacctgggtccatcagctcctccagaggcgtgagcagtttggtgagtttcaccatttgctccaggagctgcgccTAGATGACGGCCGATTCCAGCGATACCACCGTATGTCACCCggccagtttgaggacctgctttCCCGCGTCGGTCCCAGGATCGCCCGCcgagacaccaactacaggcgctcaatcccacctgcagagcgtctgtccatctgcctgag gttccttgccaccggggactccttcaggaccatcgcgttcagtttcCGAGTtggtgtgtccacggtgtgccagatcataccccaggtagcgacggccatctgggactgtctagtggacgacttcatggctgtgccttcaaCTGCAGACTGGCGGTCCATTgcagagggattccaggagcgctggaacttccccctctgctgtggagctctggatgggaagcacgtccagaTGAAGGCACCCCCCAACTCAGGATCCATGTTCCACAACTACAAGGGAACTTTTTCCATTGTTCTCCTTGCCGTTGTGGATGCAAGGTATCGCTTCCGCATCATTGATGTTGGGGGGTACGGGAGGACCAGCGACGGTGGTATTCTGGCCAACTCCACCTTTGGTCAGGCCCTTCGGGCTGGGACTCTCCATCTGCCACCTGACCAGCCTCTACCTGGCGGCGAACACCGTGGAGCCCAGCCCCATGTCTTTGTGGCTGATGAAGCGTTCCCGCTGCAGCGTGAGCTCATGAGGCCATTCCCTGGACGCCTCCTCCCTCTAGAGAAGAGGATCTTTAACTATCGCCTTTCCAGGGCCAGGATGATAGTGGAGGGTGCCTTCGGTGCCCTCTCCTCACAGTGGAGATTGTATCGGCGCCCCATGGAGCTCCGTCCTGAAATTGCAGAGAAGTGTGTGAAGGCAACGTGTGTCCTCCACAATTTCCTGTGCTGTTTGGATGACAGAGGGGCAGCTGCTGTGAGGGGTGTGGCACCTGCTGTGGTGGAGCCGTTGCAAGGCCTGGGTCGTGTAGCAGCAAACCACTCCCCCAGAGAGGCTGTCCTGGTGAGGAAGAAATTCATGGCCCACTTCTCGGCAGAGGGAGCTGTGTCTTGGCAGCCAAAGGAGTAG